In Candidatus Eisenbacteria bacterium, a single window of DNA contains:
- a CDS encoding YifB family Mg chelatase-like AAA ATPase yields the protein MLARVRSCATLGIEGFLVEVEADLGAGLPTFTIVGLPDAAVRESRERVLAAIRNSGFEFPARKITINLAPAHVRKEGGRFDLPIAVAVLLASGQIPRGEPVTEGVFVGELALDGSVRGVRGILAVLAAARREGVEPVWLPRENAPEARALPGLAVQPIASLHELRGDGFEAPPAAAPPRETPPPGEPVPDLADVRGQGLARRALEIAAAGGHNLLLVGPPGAGKTMLARRLPGILPPLLPDEAVEVTTIHSVAGRLPPGSGLLGAPPFRAPHHTISPAGLVGGGPGPAPGEVSLAHRGVLFLDELPEFPRNSIEALRQPMEEGVIRVARAGGTVSFPASFSLVAAMNPCPCGFRGGPRCRCPDQTVARYWSKVSGPILDRIDLILEVPAVRTEDLFAVARGETSASIRERVVLARGVAAARNPSGAWNAVLGSNELSGGGRFDPDARRLLRDAADALRITARGVLRTRRVARTVADLAGSDAVRREHVSEALQYRMDASRREGGG from the coding sequence GTGCTGGCCCGGGTCCGGAGCTGCGCCACCCTGGGGATCGAGGGCTTCCTCGTCGAGGTCGAGGCCGACCTCGGCGCGGGGCTACCCACGTTCACGATCGTCGGGCTCCCCGACGCGGCCGTGCGCGAGAGCCGCGAGCGGGTGCTCGCAGCCATCCGGAATTCCGGATTCGAGTTTCCCGCGCGGAAGATCACGATCAATCTCGCCCCCGCCCACGTGCGCAAGGAGGGCGGCCGGTTCGATCTCCCGATCGCGGTCGCGGTGCTCCTCGCCTCGGGACAGATCCCTCGCGGCGAGCCGGTCACCGAGGGCGTCTTCGTGGGGGAGCTGGCCCTGGACGGCTCGGTTCGCGGGGTGCGGGGCATCCTGGCCGTGCTGGCCGCGGCTCGCCGCGAAGGCGTGGAGCCCGTCTGGCTTCCCAGGGAGAACGCGCCCGAGGCGCGCGCGCTCCCCGGCCTCGCGGTCCAGCCCATCGCATCGCTTCACGAGTTGCGCGGGGACGGCTTCGAGGCGCCGCCGGCCGCCGCGCCGCCTCGCGAGACTCCTCCCCCCGGCGAGCCCGTCCCCGATCTCGCCGACGTGCGCGGGCAGGGGCTCGCGCGACGCGCCCTCGAGATTGCGGCCGCGGGAGGGCACAACCTGCTCCTGGTCGGTCCGCCCGGCGCGGGGAAGACGATGCTCGCGCGCCGCCTTCCCGGGATCCTGCCGCCTCTTCTCCCGGACGAGGCCGTCGAGGTCACCACGATCCACTCGGTCGCAGGCCGCCTTCCTCCGGGGTCCGGGCTCCTGGGTGCGCCTCCGTTTCGCGCGCCGCACCACACGATCTCGCCCGCGGGTCTTGTCGGCGGAGGACCTGGCCCCGCGCCCGGTGAAGTCTCGCTCGCGCATCGGGGGGTGCTCTTCCTCGACGAGCTGCCCGAGTTTCCGAGGAACTCGATCGAAGCGCTGCGCCAGCCGATGGAGGAGGGCGTGATCCGGGTCGCACGGGCCGGCGGCACGGTGTCGTTCCCGGCCTCCTTCTCCCTCGTGGCGGCGATGAACCCGTGCCCGTGCGGCTTCCGGGGCGGGCCACGCTGCCGGTGCCCGGACCAGACGGTCGCGAGGTACTGGTCCAAGGTGTCGGGTCCGATCCTCGATCGCATCGATCTCATCCTCGAGGTGCCCGCGGTGCGAACGGAGGATCTCTTCGCGGTGGCGCGCGGCGAGACCTCGGCCTCGATCCGGGAGCGCGTCGTTCTGGCGCGCGGGGTCGCCGCGGCGCGGAATCCATCCGGAGCGTGGAACGCGGTCCTGGGCTCGAACGAGCTGAGCGGCGGCGGGCGCTTCGACCCGGACGCTCGCCGTCTCCTGCGCGACGCCGCGGATGCGCTTCGCATCACGGCCCGCGGCGTCCTGCGCACGCGCCGTGTCGCGCGCACGGTGGCCGACCTCGCCGGCTCGGATGCGGTGCGCCGCGAGCACGTCTCGGAGGCGCTCCAGTACCGGATGGATGCGTCACGACGGGAAGGAGGCGGCTGA
- a CDS encoding ketopantoate reductase family protein, whose amino-acid sequence MAETIGIVGAGSLGTLLALKLTRAGHAVSVLARSPGRRDSLLRDGLRAGSDPSVLRGATLVFLCVKSYDTEGAIPALRTLEPVTAICSLQNGWGNLEILETSLPRTPLIAGATALGAYFDETGTFHASVEGGTTLAPWGQTEFRWAEYAATLLESAGLRADAARDARGVLWRKLVLNAAVNPVSALSGQRNGAILESVALRRVAEAAAMEASRVGAALGYLDPSFDPVPALNRLLEETRDNRSSMAQDLARLRRTEIDAIVGAVVRAAEERGERVPVLESLAELIRVAEAGAS is encoded by the coding sequence ATGGCGGAGACGATCGGTATCGTCGGGGCGGGCTCGCTCGGGACGCTGCTCGCGCTGAAGCTGACGCGCGCGGGCCACGCGGTCTCCGTCCTGGCGCGCTCCCCCGGACGGCGGGACTCCCTCCTTCGCGACGGCCTGCGCGCGGGCTCCGATCCATCCGTGCTGCGCGGCGCGACGCTCGTCTTCCTCTGCGTGAAGTCCTACGACACCGAGGGGGCGATCCCGGCGCTCCGGACGCTCGAGCCCGTCACGGCGATCTGTTCGCTCCAGAACGGGTGGGGCAACCTCGAGATCCTCGAGACCTCCCTTCCCCGTACGCCCCTCATCGCGGGCGCGACCGCGCTCGGCGCCTACTTCGACGAGACCGGGACGTTCCACGCGTCGGTGGAAGGGGGGACGACGCTCGCGCCCTGGGGCCAGACCGAGTTCCGCTGGGCCGAGTACGCGGCCACGCTGCTCGAAAGCGCGGGACTTCGCGCGGACGCGGCCCGGGACGCGAGGGGGGTGCTCTGGCGGAAGCTCGTCCTCAATGCCGCCGTGAACCCCGTGTCGGCGCTGTCCGGACAGCGCAACGGCGCCATCCTCGAGTCGGTGGCGCTCCGGCGGGTGGCGGAGGCCGCGGCGATGGAGGCCTCCCGCGTCGGAGCGGCGCTCGGCTACCTCGATCCGTCCTTCGACCCCGTGCCGGCCTTGAACCGGCTCCTCGAGGAAACGCGGGACAACCGTTCGTCGATGGCTCAGGACCTGGCGAGGCTGCGGCGCACGGAGATCGACGCGATCGTCGGGGCCGTCGTGCGGGCCGCGGAGGAGCGCGGAGAGCGCGTGCCGGTGCTGGAGAGTCTGGCGGAGCTGATTCGGGTTGCCGAGGCAGGAGCCTCTTAG